The window atagtcggggttggccgttcacTAATGCTttccacggccttttttggttgccactGGTTGGCAGGGCTGGTCTGCGCTTCTCGTCGTCGAGCTATGCAATCTATTCGTTGGCGAcgacgtttttgagatttagacaACGCCATATATCGgccagtcggagaattgtaactgtaccagcgttgatccgacGTCCTGGGTAGTTTGAAAGTTTTTCGATTGGCTGGTGGGCCCGAACTGCTGGTATTGCGCgaataataatcctcattatagaaaggTGCGTCAAAGTCAAGACGCCGCATGACCGGGGCCTGGTCTATTGGCCGTACTTGTGGGTCGAGTCTATCAAACACTTGGCGTCATGGACCGTTACCAAGTCCCCGTGGCGATGTTGTAGGGGTCGTGGATGGTGTCGAAGATGTCTTCATCCCAGATTcgactggtgttttacaatggtcgcaTAAAACCCTTGATTCATAAGTTTCGTCGGAACTCAACTCCGTCATAGGCTCATCAATGGGTGGCCCCGAGCGTTCCGTAGGCGGTGCATTTGAGAATAAGTCAATCTTTAGTCTTGTCTGACCATTCCGTCTACGGATATGTTGCGCCGGgacgtattcggccttccctttgtttttagaaagatgagcatccaccataccaattgttgttgaagggaagggattgacgtcgaccgccatctgcttttccggaaatttcaactttcctttctcgatccaactttgaattgtgtctcggaatacaacacaattattggttgcatggttattagaattatgatacttgcagtgTATCTTGCCCTtcaattcatcggccttagggatggtatgtcccggccgaagcttgatgatttttgctgccaataattgatcgaaaattgcatcggctTTAGTGATATCGAAAGTATATACTTTCGATGGTTTACTCATCTCCTCGGCGGCCGAACGGGTCTTGATGTCTTTGGAACTTACTTGAGCTAAAGCCTTGCAGACGTAAGGTTTATCTATTactatctcggccgcatccacactagcatactgagGGTCCTCGCTTTCAGCCAATGCATAGCTAACtgtggggttcttatacaacgtcccccgggatggtgactttgatatcttttcttctcggagcagataatcatactgttcaacgtgttgagcaagtttgTACATATCTCGAATGTTTACCCCCAGAAACTTATTTTTGTATTCGACGTCCAATCCGTTGAGGGCAATCCTGACGAATTCCACTTCGgggagaggtactcggcaccaattcctggccgacttaaaccttgttaggtattccattggagattcgtcggacgcttgagccatcctggccagcGATGATACAGACATTTTCATCCCTgaccgatagaattgttcatggaatttctcgACTAACTCTTCCTAACTCTGCAAGGAGTTGGGtgggagattaatgtaccaggcgaaaatTGAGCCTGtaagtgaaaaattaaacagCCGTAATTTATAGAAGTCGCTATTAACGTCTtcacactgcgctgtgaaccgagccacatgttctaatgaggataaagacGATTCCCCGACGAAGAGACTGAAATCAGGGATCTTAAaacctcgtgggtattcaaacctttccatataagccgggtatggatggatgaattttggaaacttcggcccctTCTTTAGGGCCGAgttaatcattctctggacttcggttATGTTTACGGAGgcggcttcttctccctggcttggtctcTCGGATCTATTGCCCGGTCCACCTCTTTTATCTAAGATAATTGGTTGTGGCCGGgcggaccctctctcggctTGTATTGAAATATTCGTATAAAGCTGCCGAGACTGGCCGACCTgaccatcttcgaaggctttactaaccaacAGTTCAAGCATCCTGGTCTGTGTATCGTTGTTACTTCGTATTGCTTCcagtaaatcattcattttttgacctatcgactgctcgacctgccGATACTGTTCATCAAGTCGTCTccgaagaaacgacctagttggtggatcagaaccttccccaccatcgtcgTCGCAATCTTCCAATATTCCTTCTACGAACATGCCTGCTGTTTGGTTAGGGACCTCTGAGTTGTGAGGTTGTCCACCGAGATAGAtttcattctctcggcgtgttgcacttgtggcctcgggcggcgcaacaatgatcggattttttgcaGGGTGCAAATCCTGCCTAAGGCCTAGCACTGGTAAGTCAgctgttgactttcccatggttgttttcttctttacagaccgtgtctcaatggtcatgaactccgaaggtttagcacaaggGTCCCACCgggtgtgccaaaatgttgactctaaaattacaaaaacctacgtggcgcgcaggccgagtaactaataagctaactacgtccttcggttgaatgcggggcgtgccaactcgtcggttgagctcggccgaggagtaaaattcgttgatgtcgcgttgagcgtgtcgttgacttctctgtcttgcgattgcgaccgaggaaggaaccctctcggtctctgggttctatagcctgaagacaaggctactaattctgcggagttcacaaatcttcggagcccgattcggtcactgtgattatattcgtaagagtataagcacgtcgaatcgggaccaaactgtatgggcacaggtactcaaacgtgatgtatgtcttgatggtaaatgtagttcggccgtcggaatgccgaaccctaaaacttacttgcgagtatccaatcataaaatcactcggcgtccagtacgccgagtaACGCaactcgtaacacctaacttatgtcgagaaggctagcaaggtgacctctaccaacaagggttcgaaaacccttctcggccgagacttagataggtaatcggtcggcctcgacgcagtgctgtttatccaaactaaaggtgcttctcggtcggctgattctgcggcagcagtgctgtttatccaaactgaaggtgctcgccgggtgcctccacagtgctgtttatccaaactgaaggtatgtcgacagaaaaagaaaaggaaaaatctcaaggtatttgagaggttttgcgcagggcaattgtatgctggaTTGAAGGGGGCTTTCTGTTGCgcgatttcttgtatttatagcaccccatTCCTTGAGACCGATTTGCATCCtgatctggattgggagtccttgtcccgtttCAACTCTAACTCGAACACACCTACTCCCCCTGGGTTTCTGAACTTTCCCCCCTTTCGAGGCTTTATTCTTTGCCGGTTGGGAATCCAGGTcgtaccaggacttcctcgacatTTTCTGTTTATCTGAACTACTCAGGATAGGACTTATCCGACCCTGCCAACTGGCCCGGGATTTATTATTCAACCCATAGTATTTGACAcagccttgggccgagcacatcctgctgctcagcccaacaatattattttgggcccaaacaggtATATATTAATTCCTTCTAAACTTAAAATTGGGATTCATGAGAACTAAGACTTCACCAAAATCGTAACCAAATACCAATACTGTTAGGGTCATGCTACATAGATCATCTTTATAAACCATGTTTTGTAGGTTATATGAGGAGTTGGTTGAtgactgaattttttttaatcattaaaaataaaattcaactaTCAACAGCCACAtcatataattaataaaatatcgtttaaaaaaatggtttataaaatataatataaaaagataTTCTTGTTCATACTTTTATAAAGTTTGTAATCCTACATTCAATGGACCATGATTTTCAAAATCTAAAAAGCCTTTCCACCTTCAATGAATTCCATATTGAAAGGAttgttttccatatatatgttttttatttcctaattcttcTAAACAttgtttttttgcttttgtttctaaATATGACAGACGTGTTTTAAATTACTTTTGTAACGTTTTTCATAAATTATCCTTCACCAACATAAACACGGCTCGGGAATTGACACAGGATATCATTTATACTAGAATTATTTCCTTATTAATTTTCCATTTGTAGTATGTGATAAAATCAACTTACAATAATTTTAATCGGGCAATACCAACAATACTTTTGGTTGAAAAGAACTTCGTTGAAAAAATGGAGACAATTCCAAATAACCATTATCAGAAAAAGATAAAAGTAATTTACAGAAAGTCCCCtagatttatttaaattacagTCGCAGGAGGTAATCGGAAAAACACCTCAAAGAGTTGGAACTCTATTCCGAACGAACACCCTTTtgtagagaaatttttagtaGCGACACATATCACGTGGTGTATAATGATACGTGATGTACTAACCCGTCTACCGATCATACTAAaaactctctttctcttttgtcGCCTTCTAATTCCACGTGTTAAAAAACAGATACCCGGATCCACGCAAGAAGCTACGCGCGTGCAATTAGCAATATTGAATGCAATAATAAAAGTTAAATACTCCTATGTTGCCAAACAAGATTGAAGGGAGCGACTCAAAAATTTCTCCCAGTCTTTCAGTCCTTTCCGTCTTCGCCATTCCTCTCCTTTTCCAATGGACTCGCTCACTCTCTTTTGTACGGGCGCTCTCCTCGCCGGCGGGATCTATTGGTTTGTCTGCATTCTTGGCCCTGCCGAGCGAAAAGGCAAACGTGCCATGGATCTCTCTGGTGGCTCCATCTCCGCCGAGAAAGTTCAAGATAGCTACGACAAATATTGGTCCTTTTTCCGCCGCCCAAAAGAGATCGAAACGGCCGAGAAAGTCCCCGACTTTGTGGATACCTTTTACAATTTAGTCACCGATATTTACGAGTGGGGTTGGGGCCAGTCCTTTCACTTCTCCCCGCACGTCCCCGGCAAGTCCCACAAGGACGCCACGCGCGTCCACGAGGAGATGGCCGTCGATCTCATCGACGTCAAACCCGGAGACAGAATTCTCGACGTCGGATGCGGCGTAGGTGGGCCTATGCGTGCCATCGCGGCCCACTCGCGTGCCAACGTCACGGGGATCACGATCAACGAGTACCAGGTTAAACGGGCGCGTCAGCACAATAAGAAGGCCGGCCTCGACTCGCTCTGCGAGGTCGTCTGCGGGAACTTCCTCGAGATGCCGTTCCCGGAGAACAGCTTTGACGGCGCGTACTCAATCGAGGCGACATGCCACGCGCCGAAGCTGGAGGAGGTGTACGCCGAGATCTTCAAGGTTCTGAAGCCGGGGGCTCTGTACGTGTCGTACGAGTGGGTGACGACGGACAAGTACAAGGGTGACGACGCCGAACACGTGGATGTCATTCAGGGGATCGAGAGAGGGGACGCCCTGCCGGGACTCAGGAGCTATACGGATATTGCGGAGACGGCGAGGAAGGTCGGGTTCGAGGTGGTGAAGGAGAAAGATCTGGCCAAGCCGCCGGCGCAGCCGTGGTGGAATCGATTGAAGATGGGGAGGATCGCATACTGGCGCAACCACATTCTGGTGACGGTGCTCGCCGCCGTCGGAATCGCACCGAAAGGAACCGTGGATGTGCACGAGATGCTGTTCAAAACCGCCGACTTTTTGACCAGGGGCGGCGAAACCGGAATCTTCAGTCCGATGCACATGATTCTCTGCCGGAAGCCCGAGACAGCCAAATCATCTTGATTTCCCTTATCGCCGGTGCAACCCCGCGTCCCTTTAGCCcctttttgttgtattttatttttgtgttatcTTGTTTTAATTATCTTTCTAATCTAGGtttgttttcccttttttttcttcctttactTGACCTGCTAATTTATTATCATTctcttgtaattttgttttggaattATTTAAGTTCGTGGTTGGATAGATTGGATCTTTGCTCcgttttgtttaatttctttgatattttttatttcagcaTTGCCTTAAATTATGTGCCTAATTTCTTGTGTGCATTGTCTTTTGAATGTAACGTTTCAAAATTCTTTAGTTAATAATGAATTTGTGCCACATAAGGACAATGTTGAGCTGTTAATTGCGATGTATACAATACATTGATGAACACTAGGACTTTTGTCATGTAACGTGACAACATGATCAAAGGGTTATTGAGTGTTTGTGATTTAGCGATGAGAAATGAAGTGAACGCGTTCATAAATACTGATGCATTAACTACTAGTTCAATTAACATAATTTGAAGTATTAATTTTTGTCTACATATGATTGTGTTATTGAACCAGACATCAATGTATCCAATAAGTGTAAGtcattctctcattttcttcaaGAGAGATGGAAGGGTGGCAGTGCGAACTGGTGAAATCAACCAGCCATGTTAATGTATGGTGTATGGTACAATTGGCAAGCAGCGTGGAAAGTCGGGGGGAGCCCTTGACTCGTGTGCTGTTGGCCGTTGGAGTAGCGCAGCGGAGTGAGTTCAGATTTCAGAAACTGAGTGTGTCAGTCATAGTGGCGTCAGATCTGTGTTGGCACTTGGCAGTTTGTTTGGCTCTGTGTCATGTTGCTCTTGGTGTTTAGCTACGCCTGCCAACATGCCGACATATCTGGGCCCACACCCACccgggtttggtttggtttagaCTTAGTTGGTTGGGTTGGTTTGGGTTTGGATCTCTCTCATCTCATCCCACCCcgattgttttctttgtttcccATGCTACTTTGCCTGCCGCTGCCACCagtcttttcattttctttataattttcgGCACGTGACTCGCCACCCTGTATTTGTTGGCACatgataatattattattaatggcTTATTCTTTTCCCTAAGttataattgtattattaatgGCACATAATTATATCAATGTGGTAGAGTCTCACATTGAGAAAGTCTTCTTGACATTTCTCTTTTGCATGGGTATTGAATAATTTGAATATGAGTATTATCTTGCCTTGTTATCTACGTTCTACTTTGGTGCTACGTACCAATAAATACTATGAGTATTGAATAATTTGAATTCACGAGACCATAATTAAAGTCATAATCTAAATAATTATTCAATGCTCGTAACATTTTATATCACCTAACATGCAATAATTTTCCTTATTGTCTGTCTTGAGTCATAAATATGAGTAAATGTGTTAATTAATAAGTTTTTCTCACTTATTAAATTGATTGAAGTGGCACTTGAAATGCTTTGCCAATTGCCATAtgagaatatttttgctcactacTTCCAAGTGATGGTGATGCTCACCACTTTATTTATAACCATTAAATGAGTTTAATTTTCGAGATTTATATTATAGATAAATAGAAATATCTAAATTTTAACTCatccaataataatatataaggTAATGAACATTACCACCACTTGaagatggtgagcaaaaatacaaTTGCTatcatattttccttttttttggggATAGTTGATGAGCACGATATATCTTTTTGGTGTTGTTGGAAAATGATATACAACAATGCTTTTTAACAGTGAGGTGTTCACACCAGCCATCTACGTACTATGTCATTTTCTCAGGCTACGAATGATGCGTTTTAGGTTTTTTTGGCATAACAATACATGTATGCATGAATAAGAATATTGTTACGGTTGCATTCCAATTACCTGAAAAACCACTTGATATTTTGAAGGGGCACAATTCAATTACAAATTTGGAAGAAAAACTTTGTGAAAGGCGATTGGTGTTCTTTTGACTAAGCCATCCCCCAAGGCCCTTAATTTGTAGGCACGAAAAAGATGGGTCTTCTCACTAAGACTGGATATTTTTTGGGTCTGTGGAATTGAAGGTTCATTATTCATGTTTGATTTGTCAAAACTCAAAGTTGTGGTTCTAGCTGATTGCGTGAATCTAGCAAACATTGTTCCTACCCAAAAATATCCAGTGATGTATGTTAGTGTTATATCCAGATTCCAAGTGGCTCTAAACTTCCATATCCAATACTTCTAAtttctatttgattattttagcGGTGCATCATAACTGATATGAGAATCTTTCTCCTCACTACACTTCTGTCCAAGCGTTTTCGCTGAAGTAATTTTTTTGGGTCGAAGTCCCTAAAGTAC of the Pyrus communis chromosome 1, drPyrComm1.1, whole genome shotgun sequence genome contains:
- the LOC137738529 gene encoding 24-methylenesterol C-methyltransferase 2-like, giving the protein MDSLTLFCTGALLAGGIYWFVCILGPAERKGKRAMDLSGGSISAEKVQDSYDKYWSFFRRPKEIETAEKVPDFVDTFYNLVTDIYEWGWGQSFHFSPHVPGKSHKDATRVHEEMAVDLIDVKPGDRILDVGCGVGGPMRAIAAHSRANVTGITINEYQVKRARQHNKKAGLDSLCEVVCGNFLEMPFPENSFDGAYSIEATCHAPKLEEVYAEIFKVLKPGALYVSYEWVTTDKYKGDDAEHVDVIQGIERGDALPGLRSYTDIAETARKVGFEVVKEKDLAKPPAQPWWNRLKMGRIAYWRNHILVTVLAAVGIAPKGTVDVHEMLFKTADFLTRGGETGIFSPMHMILCRKPETAKSS